In the genome of Haemorhous mexicanus isolate bHaeMex1 chromosome 22, bHaeMex1.pri, whole genome shotgun sequence, the window ATTTTAGAGCttcttaggaaaaaacccaatctCTGGCCAACTGGTAGGGACAATAAAATCAGGAAACTAAACCTGGGTACCAGTGGGGCTTTTTTACTGATAGGTGAGTGAATagaatattttcataatattttgtAATTCCTTTTAGGATCTTGTAATTATCAGTGAATTCTTCAGCATTTCAATCTGGTTTACTTTTATTCTTCTGAGACTGTGTCCTagagctttgtttttctttcacattcCTCTCTGCAATCTCTCTGCCTGTGAAAGATAACTTGAACTCTTAAAATGTTAATTGTTTTCAAACTTGTAGGAAGCAGGTTTGGGCAGAAGGGCTCTGCCTTTTACAGCCTttgtgcagcagggatggggtgagGGTAATAAACTACTGAGGGATGCAGTGTTTAAATCggggatgaaaaagaaatttgggaAAGGCTGCCAGTCATTATCAGAAATGCAAAGTAAGGAAAGGCTTTTACAAATAATGAAGGTGAGAAAGTGACTagaagagaagctgtggataaCCTGGAAGAgatcaaggccaggttggatggagctctcaACAACCTGCCCTTGTGGAGGTGTCTCTCTCCACGGCTGGGGGTCGGACCTGGATGATCTATGAGGTCCCTTCCTACCCAGATTATTCCAAGATCCTATGAAATCATTCCAGCATAAAAACACCCACGGGAGCGATTTAGGGCAGGAGCCTCATTGGTTTCCCGGCTTTGACCACCAGAGAGAGCTCATGCAACAGAATTCCCAACATAAGCGAAAACCAAAACCTGATGGAAAACACCaatttctgcagttttgggaTCGGCTTAAAACGGGAGATGGGGACCgggaacagaggggaaaaagaacagTCTGTGGGCCatcaaaaaaagagagattttgcAGTGGTCTGGCAGGAGTCAGAAAAATGGTGAATTTTGTCCTAATAAAGTATTGGTtgatctgtttgtttgtttgaggtCTGTGAACACTGAACAGAACGGACATGTGTTCTTGTAGATATGATTTAACTCTCCTGCCGTCCTGGGCTCTCCACAAGGATCTGCAGCTTTTCAAACCTGTGAAAAACCCATGGAAGTGTGTGTGCTATTCCTGCAGCTGGCCAGCACACCCCACACATCACCACAGAAACTGGGACTGCCTTCCAAATGGATCAGGGCTCGCTCCTAGCTCCAGTCCATCTGGAGAGAGAACAGCCTCAGCAGAGGAAGGATGTTCCTTTGTGAGGCTGAAATCTAGCACCTGCTGTTTTCTTATGGATTTGATGAACCACAGGCTCCCCACCTGTAAAACAGTATTTTCTCATTGGAAATTGTGGAGGTTAGTACAACCCTGCTAACCTGACACAATGTCAGATTCCCATCCAGGAGACAGCTACAGGgcccaaaaaaaaagcaggatatTGGATGCAGGGAGGAGCACAGCACCCTCACAGTCAGGGACAGCTGTGCTCTAACATTGTTTATGCAAGTGCTGCCACAGGGAGACCACACAGTTGAAAAAGCACATTCCTTTCTGGAAGAAAGCTCACAGAactgagcagagccagagcagaatTCTACATACATTGACAGATATTACTCTGGCATTTAAGAGATCTTGGAGAGCAGTCTAAAAGTGGCAAATATTGCTTTGTTCTCACAAACAGAACTCTTAATTTGTTCCTGCCCACACACACATGGTTCCTCTGGGGCACCAGTGGAACTTTAGCTCTTTGCCGTTGCAGACCTCTGTGGTACTGCAGTCAGTGAACTTCcctgaataaaacaaaactttttcttttgcaggGCTATTTTTAACCCAGAACAGCTCGTTGGCCCAATTCAGTGTGTACTCCCatgaaaagcagctgtgctggcacagccatggGGTGGGAATATGTGGCTGGCGGGGAGGATGAGGACAgaagctgctggcacagccctaaaggaaaacacagagagctgcagccttCAATGTACAGATGAAAATATGCACAATATattgagctggaagggacccacaaggatcatctattccaactcctggccctgcacagacaccccaacaatcccaccctggccATCCCTGAAAGCATCGTCCAAACTCTCCTCGAGCTCTGGCTGcatcagggctgtgcccattccctggggagactgggcagtgcccagcaccctctgaggaagaaccttttcctaaacTCCAACTTaaccctcccctggcacagctcctgctcttccctcagGTCCCATCCCTGGTCATAGAGCAGAGGTTGCTGCTGTCCCTCAGAAGGATGTTGAAGACCACAGTGAGATCTGACCTCAGAgtcttcttctccaggctgaataaaCCAAGTGTCCCCAGTCCATTCTCATAAGGCTTtctctccagacccttccccatctTTGTAGGCAAGGAATGGTGTGGCAGCAGGCCCAGGgaagggattgtccccctgtgctgggcactggtaAGGCCACATTGgagggctgtgtccagttctggagCCCTCAATTCAGGAAGGACACCGAGGGGCAGGAGCATGACCAGAGAAaggaacagagcagggagaggatccagggcaccaggagaggctgagggagccaggagagctgagtctggagaaaaggaggaggaaccTTCTGGCTCCCCACAACTGCTGGAAAGAaggctggagccaggtgggggtcgggctctgctcccaagaAACAAGGGACAGGACGAGGGGAAACGGCCTCAAGCTGTGTCGGGGGAGGTTaaggctggacatcaggaggaacTTCTTCCCAGAGAAGGTCATTAGACATTggaaaggctgcccagggataTGGCGGAGTCACCGCGcttggaggtgttcaagaaaccACCGGACGCGGCACTCCGATGTAGTTAAGAAGGCGGTGCTCGGTCCCGGGTCGAACTCGACGATTCCAGCGGTGTTTCCAGACCGATCGATGCCGGGACTGCCCGGATTCACCGGCCGTTCCCGATCCCCACAGCGCGTTCCCGCCTCCCCCTCCCAGCCCGCCCTCACACCGaacccccgccccgcccgcgcggGGAGATGACGTCACGGCTCCCCGCGTGCGGTCACGTCCGGTAGGTGAGGTCAGGGCCGGGGCCGCCATTTTGAGCGGCtccgcgggcggcggcggccgcgggcgggGGAGGAGCGCGGCCCCCATGGCCGGACAGTTTGACTCCGAGGACCGGGCGAGCTGGTACTGGGGCCGGCTGAGCCGTGTCGAGGCCGTATcgctgctgcaggggcagcgCCACGGCACCTTCCTGGTGCGCGACTCGAGCACCATCCCCGGCGACTTCGTGCTGTCGGTGTCCGAGAGCTCCCGCGTCTCGCACTACATCGTCAACAGCCTGGGGCCGGCGGGAGCCCGGCGGGCCGGCAGCGAGGGCCCCGGGGCCCCGGGTGAGTGACCCCCAGGGCTGGCggtgcccgcagccccgggcagggcagccGGGGCGGCTCCGCTGGGCGCCCGGGCGGTGTTCGCAGGCGTGGAGCGCTTTGTGGTGGAATTAAGCCGTGTTCGGAGCTGGGGCCGCTGCCCGAGCAGAGCCGACTGTCCGCACCTGCCGTCCTGTGCCACAAGAAATTCAGCGTCCTGGAGTTGGGCATCCCGCGGCTCCAGCCTCGCACCTCTTTGTTTTCCTAACCCCCTTAGCGATAATTAATAGGTTTTCCGTGTCATCTCAGCCGGAAGGTGGTTCTGTGGAAGTGTCATCCCCAAAGTCTGACTTCTGACAAGGCAGTTTAGCGTTATCAGGGAGGCTGAGTTCGAATTTGAGTGGTGGGAACTCTTCAGGATGTAAAGGCAATGGTTTCTTGAAATCAGATGTGAAGTTCCATTTCTCTCCCCTTGAAAGGAGGAGTTTGATATTATTTCTCATCAGCTGAACATGTAATAATGAAAACAACACGCTGAAGTGTAACACTGCAAGTGCAGAAGGTGGTGATTGTGCCAGAGGGAGAAGCAGAATTCTTGCTGTTTAATCCAAGCAAACCTCAGGAGTGCAGAACCCTTGGATGTGTCAGAACGTGCAGTCCAAAGGCACTGGTGTCCCTGATGTGGGAATTAGGGAAGTTGGTGCTGGAACTGCTCGAGTTTGGATATTGATCCTTGCAAAATGATGTGGATGTGTGATTGGCATCTCTGCAAGGAGCCActagataatttttaattatagtAAACCTGTGTAGTAAGAGATTTGGTGAATTTATTTGGCAGAAAGTAGACAGAGACACTCTGGTGCAGGTCTGTGGGTGGAATAGGAGCCCAGTGGTGGAAAGATGTAACAagacttgttttatttttcagtctctgCACCGAGTGTTTGACTAAGGAGATAATCTGAGAGAAAACAAGATTAGTTCCAGTAGGTGTGCAGTGTCATACAGGGGAAGCATTTCAGATTGGAAAAATGGGGAAGGTCTAAACTCATGCTGTTTATGCCAGGAacctcctggagctgcacagtGCACTCGGGTTACAGAGCCCCACAGGTAGGAGTTAAAGGTGGCTGAATGCAGCTGGAAGTggaatttatttctgctgtggGGGGTCAGAATGTGGTGGGTTCctgttgctctgtgtgtgcaggcagaggtttggtgctgtgatTGCTGACAAGGATGGCTGGTGTTGTGTAGAGCAGAGTCAGTCACCAGGATGCTTTGTTGTGAATCCAACCTAATTGGATTTTCAAGACAGTAAAAAACACTGGGTCATGAGTGTCTGTCACTTCTGGGCAGTTGTTTTTTGGGGAGCAACTAGTCTCTGGAAAAACAGTGGCATCACTTCAGCAATCCTGACTTTTTTCTTGTGTTACATCCTAAGCTCAGTGACATTTTGTGGCATTCTGTGGGCTGGCTTTGGTTATAATCATGAAGTACCTTGTAattctcttctgttttaaaagagTAGCTATGTAAGCTGGTGCCACAGTAGGCTTAATATATCTGAAAAAGTATAATTATGTTTTGGTTGGTCTCCTTTTTATTTGTCCCCTGGAGGTTCTGGGAGGGGtgatgcatcattcctgcacTACAGACACTCCCACGCTGattttagtaattttaattaaatcatGCCTTCATGCTGATACTGCTGTCTTCACACTCCAACCAAAGAAGGTGCTGGGGAGGTATATATTGAATTATACTTCAAGTGTAATTAAGGtgctctttcagaaaaaaataagtggGAGATTGTTCTGCAGTGGAAGGGAGGTGAAAACAGTAGAAGATTGAAGATATTCTGTGTTTGGGTAGGGAAGCTAATGCAGTAAAAAGAGTTAAATGTTTGCAAATTGTCCTGCTTGTTCCCTGTGGCCAAGTTAAGACattaggaaaagcaaaattactATATTTTAGTATGGTACAATTCTTTTAGCAATTTATTGTTTGGCAAATGCACAGGTCTCTCTGGGAAATTTAAATATTCCAGGCTGGGTTCTTGGATTGATTTATGTTGGGCTCAGTGTCTGTGAAattcctggctgctctcagggaTAGGAAGCAtcagcacagaatgaatgagatGAGGAGCTCTGGCTTTCCTAAAAACCACAATGTCACAAAAACATGATACCTTCTTTGATTTCTGAAGTATAAAGTAAACTTGCAAACTCTTTGTTAAATTGACCTTTTGACTGATGCTGCAGTTTCTAACTTCTTGCAGGTGATTTTTCAAcataacaaattaaaaataattgaacaGAATTTTTTATGTCTTCCTGGAATGTTTCAAGGATGTTAAAAAATAGGATAAATCACTGAAttatgggaaagaaaaacattctgtTTTCAGTGGAAAGGGATCATTTGTGATGAAGTATCACAGTAATGGctaaagaaatcccaaacaAGACAAAGTGCTCCATGCAGGAATTAGCATGGTGATGGACAGCAGaggaaatattaaatatatcaTGTGTTTATGATGTGACATGGGGGCTTGGGGTAAAAATGTGTGATATGCACTAAAAAAATGCCTGAAATACTAAAGATAGAAATGCTCTCTGTTGAGAGTGCAGCATTATAAAGACAGAAGCCTTATAATGTTATTAAATTTGTCTGTTTAAAGTTGGCAAATATAACagataaaatgcagaaatggaTGTTTTCACATTTATGAGTTTTAAGAACATGGTTCTGAATTGAATTGAACTTCCTGGAATCAGAATCCTTACCGAATGATACCCACACTCAGCCCTGGCTGAAGTGGCTTTAGGCTTGTGTGAGTAGAGTGGTTTAACTCTGATGcttgggttttggttttattttcatttttatattgagataaaaatatatttaaatggaAACTAATTGTAACTTTAGAAAGTGCCTTTATTAGACATCTGCTCTTATCTGATCTGTAAATGATGACTGCAGTGATCAGAAATGAGTCTAACTCCTGAGTGAATGTTTTCCTGGTGTGCTCAGAGCTCTTCCACTCAACAGTTTTATGTTTTTACAGGGTGTTCATGGGGTTTATTTGTTCTGCTCAGCATGAGTAGGAAGGTACTTGAGAACAAGGAATaaaggtgtccctgtgggaGTGGGGGAAGCACAAGGGCTGGAATGTGGTGCCTTCAGAGCCCAGTTCCCATATGCTCCAGGAGGAAGTGGCTTACATCACTGGGGTGTCTTACTGGTGCTCTGGGTGATAAGAGCAGCTTTTCTGGCCCTAAGCACGCTCTGAATTGGGAAAGGAAGCCAGCCTTATAGAATAAACTAGATGTAAAAATAAAGACCTGTatttctgtgaaggaaaagtTCCCAAAGCTTGGGAATAAAGAGAAAACTCCTTATTGACACTAACAATTGGAGTGAAGAGAGAAATGCAAACCCCCTGAGATGTCTGAGAAAGTGAGAAGTTGCTCTGTGGTTTCACCACCTCCCCAACCAGCAGAATATTGTGTGGTTTATAGCCCTGATTCCCCAGGATCTGgacaatatttaaaatatacacAAGCACTTTTTCCCAGACTGACACAAAGGCAGCACAGTGTCAGAGCGTTGTGACAGGAGGGAATGTGCATGATAAACAGAGAACTGATATGAGCCAGGTTTGAAATGTTCTTCAGTTGTGAGACCCTTTGGATTTTAACTCTTTCCTCACCTTTTGTGGCATCCTGAGATGGCTGGAGTTACATTAGTGGAGATGGagtcaggaagaaagaggaTACTCAGCCCTTTGTTCTTCTCATTCAAAGGGTTAATCTTGCtcagctgagcagtgctggtggtGGAGGTActccctgagcagctcttcttcagctgtgccaggctgcagagagagaaTTTCCAGTACTCAAGTGTCCCAATTTTTACAGGAAGTGACAAAAGTCACTGATGCCAGGAACTGGACTCACCTTTCCATGTTTGTGCTCTTCCTGAGAGCCCTCAGAAGATGTGAACACTGTGCTGCTCAGGCTTGTGCCTTCCAGAGGAATCCCAGGATCATGAAGGAAAACTGCTCTTAttcaccaaaaaaccccactcacCTTGTTGCTGTAACTTTTTCTTTGTTAGATCTTGCCTGAATTATTCCATTGGCCTGCAGGTATGAGCAGTGTCACGGTTCAAACAAGAGGCTGAAGAATTCCTCTGAGCCTGAAATCTGTTAATCTTTGAATTTCATTATACCAGGGAATGACAAAACTCAGGAGCCTGTAGGGAGTGGAATAATTTCCCCACTGCATGTGAACATCACTTGGTTCATTGTAGCTGGAGAAGAAGATCCACAAAAGACTTACACTGATGGAAAGTTTTCCACTTGCTTGGGAAGGTggaattgtattttatttcccaTCTGCATTTTACCACCTGTGACTTTGAACTTTGTTGTCCTTTTTATGCCTGTTTTAGTTAAATTTTAGAAGTTTTCTATTTAAGTTCTCCAGATGATTATGAGATTGCTGCCTTTATATTAATTGATGATTAATTTAGTTTAAGTTTATAGATTTCTTGTTCTAGATCATCTGTAGCTGccttacattttttaaaagaaaataatcagaaatacaCGTGGTTTTCTGGCAGTGTGGTCTTTGGGAGGGTGACATCTCTCCTTTCTGATGCttttccctctgtcccttcaAGGAGTGCATTGATCTTTCTGATGCCAGAATTTGGAGGGTCTGTGTCCTCTGGCTGTTCAGCTGTGCAAAACACCTCTTAGGAGCTGATTTTCCAGGATACAGTACAGTGATTTCTGTCACTCCTTCTCTGTACATAATGTTCCAGAGGACTTCTCTTAAGTCCAGCTTGTATTCAGGTACACTTGGCAGGTCCCCCAGGCTGTTGTGCATTAGTTCAAGCGGGTGAACCTgttccaaagggaaaaaaaaaaaagacactccAAAATGCCTTGTTCATCCTGGTAAAGATTGAAGATTGACCAGGCTGATGAATGTTACTGATGAACTGCTCATTTCCTGTGACCTGTGAAGATTTTTCAGTGAATCCCACATTGctgacagagctcagccccCTGGCTGAGTCAGCTTGTAGCAGGTTTCACTGAGGTAAAttggtgttccagaatctctgTTTCTGTCATGTGAAATAAGTTCCATGTCAGTGAACTTCCCTGAGACTCAGTCTTCTCCATAGGGGTTGCAAAGAgctttgctgccctgctcctaAAGTTCCCATGACTTTTTGCTCAAATGTCAAGCCTTGATCCTTAAAGCTAAAGCTAAAATAGTGCTAGATATTTGCACATGTTTCTGTCACCAGGTTGGTCTGAGACCTGATGTGTTTCTCACTTCTGACTCTAGTGGAAGTGCAGCATTCCCAGATCCTGTTTTTCACTGAGCTGTTCTGAAGTGGTGCAGGCATGCTGCCTGTCCAGCCAGAATTCATGTCCTGTGAGCCCACAGAGCTGACAGTGCCACTGGGATGAAATTCCAGGGTTCTGGCCAAGTCTAGAGCCCTAAGTTGCATCTCAGCAACAAACTTTGAGGGGGTTTTGCATCCTCTCAGCACTACACTGGGAGAATGTGATGAATTCTTAATTCCCTTCCCATGCTGGGCTCACTTTTCTCACTGATAATTACATTAACTTCCTTTATCTCTGGTGATGCcagtttgagggttttttttgcagtttttcaaGGCTATTGCTTTTGGGTTTTGGCTCACTATGTTTGTATTCATTTCTTTTGAGAGCCTTTCAGGGCTGTTAAAGCATGCAAACATGCTTTTTCCAATGACTTAGTTCTGCTCCTTCGAATTTCCTTTAACCAGCTCCACTAATGCTCCTGTTCCTTCAGGATACTTCAGAACTCATTTCTCGGGTGTTGGTCTTATTGAATCTGCCCTTTTCTCTGTTAGAACCCCTTTCTGCTCTCCTGAAAGAACTTGTTGTAACATTAGCTTTCCATGCTGACAGTGCTACTTTGCAGGGAGTTTTGGATCAGTGACAGCTTGAAAGATTCTGCTAGCTTTGTACTCCAGAGCTAAGGCTTGGGACTGTTAGATATTCCCTGCAGAGAAAACAGACTTGCAAAGTAAGCATCTCTGTCTTGCTAAAAGAGTTACTCATTAAAGTATAAATCTTTTCATGTGCACTCCCTTCCCCCAGCCTTCCCCAGTTCTTCCCATAACTGATGGCATGGGGCATGGTGGAAATAGAACATcatgtgtgtgtttttccccATCTGAGCCTGAAGaacataaaatggaaaaaaagcacacacacacagattgGAAATGGATATTCTGCACTTGCAGTGATGCTTATAATGGCTTGAACATCATCTGTATTCCAATGTATTTGAGGTTTGGATTTATAGCTTAGGCTCCATCTGACAAATGTGGCAAAGAAGCTACAAGACTTGAGATTAAAAGGCTGAGTCATACCtgttataaaaatatatgttgtTGCTTTCATTGCATAGAATGGAGATAATTTCCTTAGTGGTACCTtttatcaaaatgaaaaataactatTTGCTCATTAACATCACTTGTTTGCTGCCGTGCAAAGCAGTTTTCTGTAGAGTCCATGCCTTTACCCCAAGGTGTTACAACAGGTAAATAACCACCACTATTGCAGTGTTGTTCTTTGGAAATAGATCTGAACAGCAGAAGagagttgaaaaaaaaatcatttcctTGGAATAGTACCAAAATTTACTTCCTATATTTAGAGTATAAAACAGGAGAATTGTTCAGGCTCCTGAGAAACCCTGATGTACTGAACATTTTCAACTGTTGGGTCCATAtaatactgaaagaaacaaagatattttaatCATAATTTGGGAAGTTTGGTGGTGCCaaagaatttctcttttccttccttgacaaaatctttttaaaaaaacctctacTCACGATTATGATAGTGCTGCCTTTGATTGAAAATGCTCAGAAAAgctgaatatgatgtcaaggTGATCAAATCTGGTGTTAAAATACTTCTgcttaaatatatttcttttctcaaaTGTTTGATTTCTAGTTTTAATGCTCTCCTTGACATGTTGCCTTCTCTTTTCAGGGTCGAATCCCACCAGGTTTCGAATAGGTGACCAAGAGTTTGATTCTTTGCCATCTTTACTGGAATTCTACAAAATTCACTATTTGGACACTACAACCTTGATAGAACCCGTTTCGCGCTCGAGGCAGAATAGCGGGGTTATCCTCAGGCAGGAGGAGGCCGAGTATGTGCGAGCCCTCTTTGACTTTAATGGCAATGATGAGGAAGACCTCCCCTTTAAGAAAGGAGACATCCTGAGAATCCGGGATAAGCCTGAAGAGCAGTGGTGGAACGCAGAAGACAGCGAAGGGAAGAGGGGAATGATACCCGTTCCTTACGTCGAGAAGTATAGACCTTCCTCTGCTTCAGTCCCCACTCTGATTGGAGGTAACCAGGATAGTTCCCACCCACAACCACTGGGTGGGCCGGAGCCAGGGCCCtatgcccagcccagcatcaacACTCCGCTCCCTAACCTTCAGAATGGCCCTATTTATGCCCGGGTTATCCAGAAGCGAGTCCCTAATGCCTACGACAAGACAGCCTTGGCTTTGGAGGTACATAATGGGCAAAACTTAGAAGGAAGAGATCTGTTCAAGGGATTTCC includes:
- the CRK gene encoding adapter molecule crk isoform X1 — encoded protein: MAGQFDSEDRASWYWGRLSRVEAVSLLQGQRHGTFLVRDSSTIPGDFVLSVSESSRVSHYIVNSLGPAGARRAGSEGPGAPGSNPTRFRIGDQEFDSLPSLLEFYKIHYLDTTTLIEPVSRSRQNSGVILRQEEAEYVRALFDFNGNDEEDLPFKKGDILRIRDKPEEQWWNAEDSEGKRGMIPVPYVEKYRPSSASVPTLIGGNQDSSHPQPLGGPEPGPYAQPSINTPLPNLQNGPIYARVIQKRVPNAYDKTALALEVGELVKVTKINMSGQWEGECNGRRGHFPFTHVRLLDQQNPDEDFS
- the CRK gene encoding adapter molecule crk isoform X2; this translates as MAGQFDSEDRASWYWGRLSRVEAVSLLQGQRHGTFLVRDSSTIPGDFVLSVSESSRVSHYIVNSLGPAGARRAGSEGPGAPGSNPTRFRIGDQEFDSLPSLLEFYKIHYLDTTTLIEPVSRSRQNSGVILRQEEAEYVRALFDFNGNDEEDLPFKKGDILRIRDKPEEQWWNAEDSEGKRGMIPVPYVEKYRPSSASVPTLIGGR